In Streptomyces sp. NBC_01381, the sequence TTCCCGGCCTGTTCCTCGTCATCACGGGCACGCCCGCCTTCTACGACGGCCAGCAGGGAGCCCAGCGACTGGCCCCGCTCGCCCAGCGTCTCGCGACCGACTTCACCACGGAGCCCCGCTTCGATTCTCCGCGCGCAGTGCAGCTGCGGCTCACCGGCTTTGACCTGGCCAGGCTGGGCGAACTCGGCCGGAATGTCAGGGACTTGTATGCAGGTGCAGCCCGTCACCCCGAGAGGATCGCGGCGCACGTGGACGATGCGTACATCGATGAGCTGGCCACTGCTGTGACCGGAGGACTGGGGGGCAAGGTCGGGGTGGCGCCGCGCCTCTTCTTGCGCAAGCTCATCGCAGACGTACTGGATCGGGTCGATGAATTCGGAGACTTCGACCCGCGTCAGCACTACGCGCTGACCGTCTCCAGCGCAGAGCTGAACGAAGTGGAGCGCAACGCAGCCGCGTCGAATGCCGACGACATCGAACTGGACCTGCCGTGAGCGGCTTTGCCGACCTCGATCCCGTCCTGGCCCATCACATCGTCAACTCCCTGGGCTGGCGCGGACTGCGCCCCCTGCAGGAAGCGGCGATCGGCCCCGTCATGGCCGGCGAGGATGCAGTGCTACTGGCACCGACGGCCGGTGGCAAGACAGAGGCAGCCAGTTTTCCGCTGCTGTCGAGAATGACGGCCGAGCACTGGACCGGGACTTCGCTGCTGTACGTGTGCCCGCTCAAAGCCCTGCTCAACAACCTGCTGCCACGGCTCGAAACGTACAGCGGGTGGCTGGGGCGCTCGGCGGCCCTGTGGCACGGTGATGTGACGGCCTCGAGAAGGAAACGAATCCTGGCTGAGCGGCCGGACATCCTGCTGACCACACCGGAGTCACTGGAGGCAATGCTGGTCAGCGCGCATACCGACCACAAGACATTCTTTGCGGGGCTGCGCGCCGTTGTCGTCGACGAGGTCCATGCCTTTGCCGGTGATGACCGGGGCTGGCATCTGCTCGCCGTACTCGAACGACTGCAGAAGACCGTCGGGCGTCCGGTACAGCGCGTCGGCCTTTCTGCGACGGTGGGCAACCCGGCCGAACTGCTGTACTGGCTCCAGGGTGCGGCAGCCGGACAACGGCCGTCACGGGTCGTTGCTCCGCATCTTGACGAAGCCCCTGTACAGCCGAGTGCGGCAACGCCCATCGCCGATATCCAGCTCGATTACGTCGGTTCGGTCGAAAACGCTGCCACCGTCATCGCTTCCCTCCACCGTGGTGAGAAGCGCCTCGTCTTCTGTGAGTCGCGGCGGTTGGTCGAGGAGCTGGGCGAGAAGTTGCGTCTGAGAGGTGTTGCGACGTATCTCTCGCATGCCTCGCTTTCGGTGGACGAGCGGCGGCGTGCAGAGGAAGCGTTCGCTGAGGCCCGCGACTGTGTCATCGTCTCGACGAGCACGCTTGAACTAGGTATTGACGTGGGCGACTTGGATCGGGTGATCCAGCTCGATGCGCCCGCCACCGTGGCCTCCTTCCTGCAGCGCCTGGGACGTACAGGGCGCAGGGCGGACACCATGCGCAACTGCCTGTTCCTGGCGTTGAGTCGGGATGGGCTACTGGCTGCGGCTGCGCTCCTGCTGCAGTGGTCGAAGGGCTGGGTGGAACCGGTCACGGCTCCGCCCGATCCGCGGCACATCGTGGCCCAGCAGATCATCGCCCTCTGTCTGCAAGAGCATCAGGTGGGTGATCAGCTCTGGGCGGAGTGGTGGAACGGATTCGGCCCCTTTGCAGGGTCAGCCGCCGAGCCGATCGTGCGGCACCTTGTCAGCGAGGGGTATCTGGATCAGGACTCCGGCATGCTGTTCATCGGCCCCGAAGCTGAGCGCCGATTCGGGCACCGGCATTTCATGGGACTCACCGCGGTGTTCACTGCCCCACCTCAGTTCACGGTGATGCAGGGCCGCACCGAGATCGGCAGGACTGACCCGGACCTGCTGACCGAGAACATCGAGGGACCGCGCAAGCTGCTTCTGGCAGGCCGGAGTTGGCTGGTCACCTATATCGACTGGCAGCGGAAGCGCTGCTTCGTGGAGCCGGTCGAGGGGGGAGGCAAAGCCAAGTGGAGCGGATTCGGATTCGAGCGGGTGACGTCCTTCGAGCTGACCCGAGCCGTACGTGAGGTCCTGCTTGGGACGGACCCGGATGTGGTGCTCACCAAGCGTGCCGATGCGGCTCTTGCAGAGGCAAGAGAGCACTTCTTGGACCACGTGCATCCTGGTGGCACGCTGGTCATCCGTGGTTCTGCGGGCTACCTGCAGTGGTGGACCTGGGCGGGACATCGAGCCAATGCCACGCTCGCGGCGTCCCTCGGAGCCATTGCTTCTCCTGCACAACGTGCCAACGACTGCTGGATTCGGTTGAGGGAAGACATCAACCCACAAACTTGGAAGCAGGCCGTTGCAGATGCACTGCAGCAGCTCTGCCTCCCTGCTGTCGATGAACGTGCTGTAAAGGGACTCAAGTTTGCCGAAGCACTGCCACAGCGTCTCGCCCAAGCGACTCTCGCTGCACGGTTCGCCGACTTGGAGGGTGCACATGCTGTCCTCGAGGCGCCTGCGAGGTTTGTCGTCGATTCTGGTTGAGGCTTGCATTGGCTCTTGAGGAGCGTTACGCCGCGGTCGGCGTCGCGACAGGACACCCGCCGAAATTACCCCGTGGGGTGAAGGCCGATCACCTTCCATTCTCAGCACTATGACGGGGGCTCGCCCCCGAACCGGCTATTGCTTCCACTGGAAGAGCACTGCGGTCGCGTTGGGAATCGGGCGCGTGTCACGCATGCAGGTGGGCGAGCAGATCGTCACCCGCCGGGTACGGGCGCTCTACGGGGAGGAGGTCCTCGGCGGTCGCGAGATCGTTCTCGGGTACGAGGGCGTGGACCCGGTGGGCCAGGTCGGTAACGTCCGTGATCGACACCGTCCACTCGTCCGCATAGCGTCGTGCCGCGTCGCCCGCGAGGCCCAGCTGCAGCGAGCGGTGCGGGAGAGGGGCGAGGTGGAGATCGCGCTCCGGGTCCCACTGGACCCGGGTGGGCGCCTGCTTCAAGTCACGCTTCCAGGCGCC encodes:
- a CDS encoding DEAD/DEAH box helicase, translated to MSGFADLDPVLAHHIVNSLGWRGLRPLQEAAIGPVMAGEDAVLLAPTAGGKTEAASFPLLSRMTAEHWTGTSLLYVCPLKALLNNLLPRLETYSGWLGRSAALWHGDVTASRRKRILAERPDILLTTPESLEAMLVSAHTDHKTFFAGLRAVVVDEVHAFAGDDRGWHLLAVLERLQKTVGRPVQRVGLSATVGNPAELLYWLQGAAAGQRPSRVVAPHLDEAPVQPSAATPIADIQLDYVGSVENAATVIASLHRGEKRLVFCESRRLVEELGEKLRLRGVATYLSHASLSVDERRRAEEAFAEARDCVIVSTSTLELGIDVGDLDRVIQLDAPATVASFLQRLGRTGRRADTMRNCLFLALSRDGLLAAAALLLQWSKGWVEPVTAPPDPRHIVAQQIIALCLQEHQVGDQLWAEWWNGFGPFAGSAAEPIVRHLVSEGYLDQDSGMLFIGPEAERRFGHRHFMGLTAVFTAPPQFTVMQGRTEIGRTDPDLLTENIEGPRKLLLAGRSWLVTYIDWQRKRCFVEPVEGGGKAKWSGFGFERVTSFELTRAVREVLLGTDPDVVLTKRADAALAEAREHFLDHVHPGGTLVIRGSAGYLQWWTWAGHRANATLAASLGAIASPAQRANDCWIRLREDINPQTWKQAVADALQQLCLPAVDERAVKGLKFAEALPQRLAQATLAARFADLEGAHAVLEAPARFVVDSG
- a CDS encoding DUF4291 domain-containing protein, translated to MCSWRASHGKGYEQCLTWIKPSFLWMMYRCGWATKEDQQTVLAVEITREGFEWALRHACLSHYVHGVHADAGAWKRDLKQAPTRVQWDPERDLHLAPLPHRSLQLGLAGDAARRYADEWTVSITDVTDLAHRVHALVPENDLATAEDLLPVERPYPAGDDLLAHLHA